The stretch of DNA GGGTGTGTGCATATGAAAGTATATGTTCATGAGAGTGTGTGCTTGAGTATGTATGCACAAGACTGAGAGCAAGTGTGTGTTTGTAAGTGTATATGAAAAAAGAGAGGAATGTATCTGGGTCTAATTGCACATGTTCAGGAGAAATAATTTGTGTGTGCTCAGGTGAATGCATTGCCTTTATCTACGCCAGTGTGGTTTGTTAATCCTGTAATGTTTTGTGTCTGCGTGTGTCTAATTATTACAGAGGCATGTGTTAACTGGTACACTTGCTGGTAACTGTGTGCAGATGTAGAAGACTGTGTAAGGGTGTACTATGGTAATGGTGTACATGTGTTTGAGTGCAAACCTGTCTTTAACCTCCATTCCTTGCTCTTTCGGGGGTCCTGGGATTAGCTCTCGATGGTGGGAGTAGTGTCAGGGGAAGGCTGTGGTTTTTGCACGAGGGATTTGTAGAAGTCAGAGTTCAAGAACCTGGGGAAGGAGTCCCTGTGCATGAGGCTGTAGATCTGGAGTTGAGCGTCCTCGAACATGAAAAGACCTGGATTCCGCAGGTTCCTGTTGACGATCTCTCGCACCCGAGAGTCAAGACTCACCTGCAAACAGCACAAAGAGAAAGAAATAAGCAGAACGATTCACGACTTGTCTGTGGCAACTAGGATGGGGTCAGTGATCAGTGCAGGGTGGCTCAGTAACCCATGGGTGCTGAATACTCAATCTAGTCACGAACAACCTCGGGCACCAACAGACTCTGCTTGCTCATCAGTGGCCCATTCATCCCATGGGAAGCACTACGTCGCACGCTAGCGAGGGGGAAGTGTAAACGAGAGGCACAAACACACGTTCACACCTGAGCTCTGTGCTGAGAAGCGTGTCTCATGGTGCAGGTGATCAATGATAACAAGCATCTGGGATCTGTGGCATTGATGATCAGAGAGGTTATCAATAACCATAGTCTGTGACATGTGCTATTAGTTTTGGTAATATTAACCATAGTCTGGGTCTCATGATATCAGTGATctgggaggactggccaaattttgtgccttccaccacagtgatgaatgctgtggtggatgtttgtgttacatttttattgtggttgtgtgttctttattattgtactgctgctgacaacccaagttccaccgaccctggttgtgtggcaaataaattctatctaaattCTATCTTAACAAAAACCACAGCCTGGAACCTGTGATATCGatggacaggtacacaaaaatgctggagaagctcagcgggtgcagcagcatctatggagcgatggaaataggcaacgtttcgggccgatacccttcttcagactgatggggggtggggggaggcggggagaataaGCTTTTTtagggaagggggaatcacagagggggagcagttagagaggagtttgtgaaacTGTCTtccgagggaggaggagaacttcttcaaagtaggcataccttgaggaggtttcgcagtggagtagacaaagtgtttaagaaggaactgcagatgctggaaaatcgaaggtacacaaaaatgctggagaaactcagcgggtgcagcagcatctatggagcgaaggaaataggcaacgtttcgggccgaaacccttcttcagactgatgggggttggggggaggcggggacagTACTGTTAATGATGATCACAGTCTGGAGTATTGATGGTCAGCGCTTGTAAAAACAACTACAGTCTGAGATCTGTGGTGGCAGCACTCAGTATTTATTTCTACTTGCCAGACCCTCCTGCATTCACTGTAGTTCTGTCTTCCTCCACTGGGAGGCAGCAGGTATACACATGGGGCAGGGATCACCTTCTGTCCTCAGTTTGTTTGACAATCTAATCTTTTGTTGGCACCTCAAGATTATGAATGTAGACATTAATATAGTAAAAACAGAAGTAGAGATTGCATTATTCCGTACCCTTGACACCAATATGTGTTCTTAGCTGGGGATAGGGCTGAGCTGGTGAGACTTTGAGCCAACTGCAAGTGAGCCATTCACTGGCACTGTGTTAAAAAGGATCAATTCTAACAGTGCGACTGACCAGTTCTGACCGAAACAGCAGCACCTAGTTTAGATTCCTTTGACTATTGACGGAGACACCATTTGGCAGCACCGACCATCAACACTGTGATTTATTGATTACAAGGTTATGCAATACGGACAGAGCCCAGTTATTTACTGCTCTAACCATTGATCATATTCATTAATTTATCAATTATTAATAGTAACTAAGATATTTAGTCAACCATTACTAGAaggcacagtgttgcagctgaTAGACCTGCTGCTACACAGCTGGTGAGACCCGGATCTAATCTTGAGCtccggtgctgactgtgtggggtttgcacgttctctgttttctgcattggttttccccgggtgccctgGTCTCCtcacacaccccaaagatgtgcaggttgatgGGTTATTTGGCCACAGCATGGAGGTTAGTGGGAGTatgttgtggggggcggggggtggagagggggggagggagttgatgggaatatggggagagtaAAATGGGATGTAGATAGTGGTTAATAGTCATTGCTAACtcagtgtgtgtatttgtgatgtGCAAGTCCAAAGCATGTAGTTAGTAAGACAAGGTCAGTAAGAGTGAATGTCATTGGGAGTATTAATTGTTGATGGGAATAATCTTTGACTGTACTGCCCCTTCCTTGTCAACATTCATGTGTCCTGAAGGCAAAGCAGTGACTAAAAAGATGttacaacactttgtgtctttttttgtgttttcGGTGGTGCTGAGCTGCAGAACTCACTCACCTCTTTCGGGGAGAGAATGGAGATGTAGTCTTCGTATATCACCCTCGCCCGCTCTTCGACTGCCTTTGCGTTCTTTTCCTTTTTGAACTCTTCACAGGCTAGCCAGAAGAGCATGTTCTCTTCGCTGTACTCTGTCCGCAGG from Amblyraja radiata isolate CabotCenter1 chromosome 8, sAmbRad1.1.pri, whole genome shotgun sequence encodes:
- the LOC116976292 gene encoding regulator of G-protein signaling 17-like, producing the protein MGSEQRVMGKRAEPRSQGDCTDAPPSPNQRPNTCCFCWCCCCSCSCLSARKDEREEVTGKPTEETRMEITTETIESAEESGIMPSLEEISSWTQGFDKVMGTEAGRNIFRQFLRTEYSEENMLFWLACEEFKKEKNAKAVEERARVIYEDYISILSPKEVSLDSRVREIVNRNLRNPGLFMFEDAQLQIYSLMHRDSFPRFLNSDFYKSLVQKPQPSPDTTPTIES